The Mucilaginibacter terrenus genome has a segment encoding these proteins:
- a CDS encoding ABC transporter permease — MIKNYIKIAFRNIIRQKMYSAINIGGLAIGLGVCITIMMYVSHEMTYDRFQKDGERIFGLQAALNMGGNKMNVAYMSYATGPVAQQTQPGVESYLRTMLYYKPLVVTMPQSPQQKIIEQDLLFADAGFFDFFSYKLLAGSKKDVLIKPFSVVISKNMANKYFGKENPVGKTITIKTDSTYTYQVTGVAENSPSNSSIKYNFIVSNQTLPIIKEGKNAVQGSAVGPGSHGVYLKLKNVSDTAGVKRGLETLAKNNKVFEGLTFSLTALPDMHLKSNFGDSSNTKYLKIFPLVALLILLLALVNYMSLSTARSTLRAKEVGVRKVSGAGRKTIAIQFYIESAIFTLIAFILGYVLCYALRPWFTNVLQLQIDSSFLYSPLVLSLLAALFVVTVVIAGGYPSLVLSAFKPADTLKGKMSLKTGGATVRKVFTTFQFAISVGLIVCGIIIDRQLYFFRHTDTGVDRENVLMIPVTNSFGSNYPAFKRDVQSLAGIANTATSHYAMFKGYDMLFISGKTKEESVALANLTVDENYVNTLNLKWKIPPISPAALKGKNKVVINEQAINELHLKANPVGSFIESGEERFEVTGVLKNFNFSSMQSAIQPLGLFIAPDTTKVWAKVRCELFAKITPNTNLPTLLERLQSIYKKYDSETPFSYTFMDDAFNEQYKAEDRLASIFSIFTYITVALAAMGLFGLTAFTIQQRSKEISIRKVLGASVSTITSLLSADLVKLVILSVVLASPVAWWAMHSWLQNFAYRIDISWWMFVTAGTIAVITAVATISYHAIKAAIANPVKSLRSE; from the coding sequence ATGATAAAGAATTATATAAAAATCGCGTTCAGAAACATTATCAGGCAGAAAATGTACAGCGCTATTAATATCGGCGGACTAGCTATTGGCCTGGGTGTTTGCATTACCATAATGATGTATGTATCGCATGAAATGACCTATGACAGGTTCCAGAAAGATGGCGAGCGTATATTTGGTTTGCAGGCCGCGCTTAATATGGGTGGTAATAAGATGAACGTAGCTTATATGAGCTATGCTACCGGCCCTGTTGCCCAACAAACTCAGCCTGGGGTGGAAAGTTACCTGCGCACGATGCTCTACTATAAGCCGCTTGTGGTAACTATGCCGCAGTCACCGCAACAAAAGATAATTGAGCAGGATTTACTGTTTGCCGATGCCGGATTTTTTGATTTCTTCTCCTACAAACTTCTTGCGGGCAGCAAAAAGGATGTGCTTATCAAGCCGTTTTCTGTGGTGATCTCAAAGAATATGGCAAACAAGTATTTCGGAAAGGAGAACCCGGTAGGTAAAACCATCACTATTAAGACGGATAGCACTTACACTTACCAGGTGACAGGAGTGGCGGAGAACAGCCCCTCAAACTCCTCTATTAAGTACAACTTTATTGTGTCTAATCAAACGCTGCCTATAATCAAAGAAGGCAAAAATGCGGTTCAGGGTTCGGCAGTTGGACCAGGATCTCACGGTGTATATCTAAAGCTGAAAAATGTTAGTGATACTGCCGGTGTAAAAAGAGGCCTTGAAACACTTGCCAAAAATAACAAGGTTTTTGAAGGCTTAACCTTTAGTTTGACTGCACTGCCGGACATGCACCTGAAAAGTAATTTCGGAGACTCATCAAATACTAAATACCTAAAGATATTCCCGCTGGTAGCTCTGCTGATTTTGTTGCTTGCACTGGTAAATTACATGAGTTTATCTACAGCACGTTCTACACTGCGTGCCAAAGAAGTTGGGGTACGCAAGGTATCCGGAGCTGGCAGAAAAACCATTGCGATACAATTTTATATAGAATCGGCAATATTTACGCTTATAGCATTCATATTGGGTTATGTGCTCTGCTATGCCCTAAGGCCCTGGTTCACCAATGTTTTGCAACTACAGATAGATAGCAGTTTCCTGTACAGCCCCCTTGTGCTTTCGTTACTAGCAGCTTTGTTTGTAGTTACTGTTGTAATAGCGGGTGGATACCCTTCGCTTGTGCTTTCTGCCTTTAAACCGGCTGATACATTAAAAGGAAAAATGAGCCTGAAAACCGGCGGTGCAACCGTTCGCAAGGTGTTTACTACTTTTCAGTTTGCTATTTCAGTAGGTTTAATTGTATGTGGAATAATAATCGACCGGCAGCTTTACTTTTTCAGGCATACTGATACCGGTGTGGACCGCGAGAATGTACTGATGATACCCGTAACTAATAGTTTTGGCAGCAATTACCCGGCATTTAAACGTGATGTGCAATCATTAGCAGGAATTGCAAATACTGCAACTTCTCACTACGCTATGTTTAAAGGGTATGATATGCTTTTTATAAGCGGAAAGACTAAGGAGGAGAGTGTAGCATTGGCAAATTTAACAGTCGACGAGAATTACGTTAATACCCTCAACCTGAAGTGGAAAATACCACCCATATCACCAGCTGCGCTTAAGGGAAAAAACAAGGTGGTAATAAATGAACAAGCAATTAATGAGTTGCATTTAAAGGCTAACCCTGTTGGTAGCTTTATTGAGTCAGGCGAGGAAAGATTTGAGGTCACCGGCGTACTGAAGAACTTCAACTTCAGTTCCATGCAATCTGCTATTCAACCTTTGGGATTATTCATAGCACCTGATACCACAAAAGTTTGGGCAAAGGTAAGGTGTGAGTTGTTCGCAAAAATTACACCCAATACCAATTTACCCACACTTTTAGAACGTCTGCAGTCCATCTATAAAAAATATGACAGCGAAACCCCGTTTAGCTACACTTTCATGGACGATGCCTTTAACGAGCAATACAAGGCAGAAGACAGGCTGGCATCTATATTCAGCATTTTTACCTACATAACTGTTGCACTTGCAGCAATGGGCTTATTTGGTCTTACGGCATTCACCATACAGCAGCGTAGCAAAGAGATCAGCATACGTAAGGTGCTCGGTGCAAGTGTAAGTACTATTACATCGCTGCTTTCAGCAGACCTGGTAAAGCTTGTTATCCTATCGGTAGTTTTAGCTTCACCTGTGGCCTGGTGGGCCATGCATAGCTGGCTACAAAACTTTGCTTACAGAATAGATATCTCCTGGTGGATGTTTGTTACCGCGGGAACGATTGCAGTAATTACTGCTGTGGCAACTATTAGTTATCACGCTATAAAAGCCGCCATCGCAAACCCGGTTAAAAGTTTAAGAAGCGAGTAG
- a CDS encoding ABC transporter permease yields MIKNYFKIAWRNMRSHKATTIINVGGLAVGMAAAVLIFIWVQNEFNFDKEQPDHANIFRIKSYLAVDKKTTWVWEHTPYVLGEHAKKDVPEIVALARMAPNIWRPIYFNVNGEFFPEKTTAYVDGDWFKVFDYKFVSGNANAFNANPYSIILTESKAKKYFNTTNAVGKMIKVDTLNYQVQGVIKDIPASSSFTFDILMPVAAKQANKREKDNDLKWGNFNYLTFVKLNPGANLKAVSKKIKAIIRKNRDKDDLQIGLTNLAALHFENDLQSSSLTHGNQRVTYIFVALGILLLLIACINYVNLTTARASLRAKEVSVKKIVGAGRSQLFAQFIAESGLISLFSLILTVFVIWVSLPAFNDFTGRNFVLSLGSFYVWSILFGTLLVAVVLNSIYPAMLLSSFKPMNIFRGSSVLFVKDSSLRKGLVVVQFTFSIFLIIGVITIYRQLNFINSQDPGYKRDQVLTFSMPIKVYYKYKDKERDALAASIKQSLLTRPAINAVSLLGARSIQDNQNQSSGGADWDGREKDFDPALAYFNIDPDYARIVKVNLVQGRWFRKDDPSDQHNSILNETAAKELGLHKPYIGQRFISQDDTGKVIGIVKDFNFRSMHDKIGPAIFKNRSDYASTFLVGVSPGRQNDIAAQLKIVWDQYFPAEPLEYTFLDQEFDKLYHDDAKTSGLMTVFAIVAIIISSLGLFGLAAFTAEQRGKEIGIRKVLGASVSGIVTLLSRDFILLVLVALVIAAPLGGWLMGKWLENFAYRISIQWWMYLGAGVIAVIIAFVTISFQAVKAAMINPVKSLRSE; encoded by the coding sequence ATGATAAAAAACTATTTCAAAATCGCTTGGCGTAATATGCGCAGCCACAAGGCAACAACTATTATCAACGTTGGCGGGCTGGCAGTAGGCATGGCTGCTGCAGTGCTGATATTTATCTGGGTGCAAAATGAGTTTAACTTCGACAAAGAGCAGCCTGACCATGCGAATATTTTTCGTATAAAAAGCTACCTCGCGGTTGATAAAAAAACGACGTGGGTATGGGAGCATACACCTTATGTGCTTGGTGAACACGCAAAAAAGGATGTGCCGGAGATTGTTGCGCTTGCGCGTATGGCACCTAACATCTGGCGGCCAATTTACTTTAACGTAAACGGCGAATTCTTTCCCGAAAAAACAACTGCTTACGTTGATGGCGACTGGTTTAAAGTATTTGACTATAAGTTTGTGAGCGGAAATGCAAATGCCTTCAACGCCAACCCCTACAGCATCATTCTTACAGAAAGCAAGGCCAAAAAATATTTCAATACAACCAACGCCGTTGGTAAAATGATTAAGGTAGACACCCTTAATTATCAGGTACAAGGCGTTATAAAAGACATACCCGCAAGCAGCAGCTTTACGTTTGACATACTGATGCCCGTTGCTGCAAAACAAGCCAACAAACGCGAAAAGGATAATGACCTTAAGTGGGGAAACTTTAACTACCTAACTTTTGTCAAGCTGAATCCGGGTGCTAACCTTAAGGCAGTATCTAAAAAGATAAAAGCCATCATCCGTAAGAACAGAGATAAAGACGACCTGCAGATAGGGCTTACTAACCTTGCCGCACTACACTTTGAAAATGATCTGCAAAGTTCCTCTCTAACACATGGAAACCAGCGTGTTACTTACATATTTGTCGCTTTAGGTATTCTGCTGCTGCTTATTGCCTGCATAAACTATGTCAACCTTACCACCGCGCGCGCCAGCCTGCGCGCTAAAGAGGTAAGCGTAAAGAAAATAGTAGGAGCAGGGCGCAGCCAGCTATTTGCTCAGTTTATTGCCGAATCGGGGCTGATCAGCTTGTTCTCGCTTATCCTCACCGTATTCGTCATTTGGGTAAGTTTGCCGGCATTTAATGACTTCACCGGCCGTAACTTCGTCCTATCTTTGGGATCATTTTACGTCTGGTCTATACTGTTTGGCACTTTGCTGGTTGCCGTTGTTCTGAATAGCATTTACCCGGCCATGCTGCTATCATCCTTTAAGCCGATGAACATTTTCAGGGGCAGCAGTGTGTTGTTTGTAAAGGATAGTTCATTAAGAAAAGGCCTGGTGGTGGTTCAGTTCACCTTCTCCATATTCCTCATCATTGGTGTTATCACCATTTACAGGCAGCTTAATTTTATAAACTCGCAAGACCCCGGTTACAAGCGCGATCAGGTGCTTACATTCAGCATGCCTATCAAGGTGTATTATAAGTATAAAGATAAGGAACGTGACGCGCTGGCTGCCAGTATTAAACAATCGCTGCTAACCAGGCCAGCAATAAACGCGGTATCACTTCTTGGTGCGCGTTCTATACAGGATAACCAAAACCAATCATCAGGCGGTGCAGACTGGGATGGCCGCGAAAAGGATTTTGATCCCGCCCTGGCTTACTTTAACATCGACCCAGATTACGCAAGGATAGTTAAAGTTAATCTGGTGCAGGGAAGATGGTTCAGGAAAGATGATCCGTCTGATCAACACAATTCTATACTGAACGAGACGGCAGCTAAAGAACTAGGCCTGCACAAGCCATACATAGGGCAGCGCTTTATATCACAAGATGATACGGGTAAGGTGATAGGGATAGTTAAAGACTTCAACTTCCGGAGCATGCATGATAAGATTGGGCCTGCCATCTTCAAGAATCGCTCTGATTACGCGAGCACCTTTTTGGTGGGAGTTTCGCCCGGCCGGCAAAACGACATTGCTGCCCAGCTTAAAATAGTTTGGGACCAATATTTTCCCGCAGAGCCGCTTGAATACACCTTCCTGGATCAGGAGTTCGACAAGTTATACCATGACGATGCAAAAACATCCGGCTTGATGACGGTATTTGCCATTGTAGCCATCATTATTTCATCACTCGGGCTATTTGGCCTGGCAGCATTTACTGCCGAGCAGAGAGGAAAAGAGATCGGCATCCGCAAGGTGTTGGGTGCATCTGTGTCGGGCATTGTTACACTGCTTTCACGCGACTTTATTTTGCTGGTGCTTGTTGCACTTGTGATTGCAGCACCGCTAGGCGGATGGCTCATGGGTAAATGGCTGGAAAATTTTGCCTACCGCATCAGCATACAATGGTGGATGTACCTTGGAGCCGGCGTAATAGCCGTAATAATAGCATTTGTGACTATCAGCTTCCAGGCAGTCAAGGCTGCCATGATAAACCCGGTAAAGAGTTTAAGAAGCGAGTAG